A region of Alteromonadaceae bacterium 2753L.S.0a.02 DNA encodes the following proteins:
- a CDS encoding NAD(P) transhydrogenase subunit alpha: protein MKIAVLRERRPHENRVAMTPEVAKKLTAKGCEVCIESGAGLLSRFADDEYAAAGALVSEDPTVVTQGADVLLKVQRPLLPGEGDLNELALLSPNTTLISILSPFNAPQSLSAYAKANVTALAMEFVPRITRAQTMDVLSSQANLAGYRAVLEAVYLYDRAMPMMMTAAGTIAPAKVIVLGAGVAGLQAIATARRLGAIVCATDVRPAAKEQVASLGAKFVMVDSSEMEDAETAGGYAKEMSEDFKRKQSELVAGTLAKQDIAICTALIPGKKAPTLIDDAMVHSMRAGSVIVDLAVEQGGNCTLSKPGEVVDINGVRIIGHYNMPSRLAADASALYARNLYAFLEPQINTETKALALDWSDEVVAATLLTRDGAVVHSQFVNTIEEA from the coding sequence ATGAAGATAGCGGTGCTAAGGGAGCGCAGGCCACACGAAAATCGTGTTGCGATGACGCCGGAGGTCGCAAAAAAGCTCACTGCCAAGGGCTGTGAAGTATGCATTGAGTCGGGAGCCGGACTGCTCAGTCGCTTCGCTGACGATGAATACGCTGCTGCGGGGGCTCTTGTTTCGGAAGACCCCACTGTGGTGACCCAAGGAGCGGATGTGCTACTTAAGGTGCAGCGCCCTCTGCTCCCAGGTGAGGGGGACCTGAACGAGTTGGCGCTACTGTCGCCCAACACAACACTGATTTCAATACTGTCTCCATTTAATGCCCCGCAATCACTAAGCGCTTACGCAAAAGCCAATGTTACAGCGCTCGCAATGGAATTTGTGCCGCGCATTACCCGTGCTCAAACGATGGACGTGTTGAGTTCTCAGGCAAATTTGGCCGGATACCGAGCAGTACTTGAAGCCGTGTATCTGTACGACCGAGCCATGCCGATGATGATGACTGCAGCGGGTACTATTGCACCGGCAAAGGTGATTGTGTTGGGTGCGGGGGTTGCCGGTTTACAGGCGATTGCAACAGCGCGCCGGCTTGGCGCGATTGTCTGCGCTACCGACGTACGCCCCGCAGCCAAGGAACAAGTGGCAAGTCTGGGTGCAAAATTCGTGATGGTGGATTCCAGCGAAATGGAAGACGCAGAGACTGCCGGCGGCTATGCGAAAGAAATGAGCGAAGATTTCAAACGCAAACAGTCAGAGTTGGTTGCGGGAACGCTTGCCAAGCAGGATATTGCGATTTGTACCGCCCTTATTCCGGGGAAAAAAGCGCCCACACTTATTGATGATGCGATGGTGCACAGCATGCGTGCGGGGTCAGTAATTGTCGATCTCGCTGTCGAACAGGGTGGCAATTGCACGCTTTCCAAACCTGGGGAGGTGGTCGATATCAACGGTGTTCGAATCATCGGTCACTACAACATGCCCAGTCGCTTGGCGGCAGACGCCAGCGCGTTATACGCGAGAAATCTTTACGCGTTTCTGGAGCCTCAAATCAATACAGAAACCAAAGCCCTGGCGCTGGATTGGAGCGACGAAGTGGTCGCAGCCACACTGCTAACTCGTGACGGAGCAGTGGTGCATTCGCAGTTTGTAAACACCATAGAGGAGGCCTAA